The Paenibacillus sp. FSL H7-0357 nucleotide sequence GCAGGGGGTGTTCCCAAGAGCCATCGAAATGTTTCCGTCTGCAATGCTGGCCTGGGAGGAGGGGGCATATAACCATTAATGCGTATATTAAAGCGGGGGTGTTCCAAAAGCCATCTGAATGGCTGCTGGAACACCCCCTTTTTGTGACAGCGTACATTGGGTGCGGCCTAAAACCGTAGATCTCGTTCGCCGTTATGGATACGCTGAAGTTGCTTTAGGGTCGCTTTTTTGACCGATTCCTTGGGAATGCGCTCCAGATTGTCATGAATCGTCTGCTCTCCAATGGCCCGCATCTCCTCATCGGCGTAATCCAGCAGGTATTCCTGAAACGTCATCAGGGAGTTCGGCTGACAGACATTATGAATTTGGCCGGATTTGGCCAGCTGCATGAAACGGTCTCCCGTGCGGCCTTCCCGGTAACAGGCGGTGCAGTAACTCGGCACATAGCCGTCCTGGCAGAGATTTTTGATGATTTCCATAGGGGAGCGGTGATCGCCTACCATGAATTGCGGTTTGTCATCTTTATCTTTGTTCACACTGTATGCGCCAACACCTGTGGCGGAGCCTGCGCTGATCTGGGAAATGCCCAGTTTGATTATCTGATCACGAAATTCAGCGTCTTCGCGTGTAGAGAGTATCATTCCTGTATAGGGAACGGCTATTCGCAGAACGGCGACGATTTTGGCGAAATCCGGATCGCTGACCAAGTAAGGGTAACTGTCCAGGTTCACATTCTCCGCTTCGCGCAGGCGGGGGACGGAAATCGTATGCGGTCCGCAGCCATAGGCCTGTTCCAGATGCTCGGCATGCTTTAGCATGGCTATCGTTTCATATTTATAATCATAGAGCCCATACAGAACACCAATACCAACATCCTCGATACCGGCTTTCATGGCCCTGTCCATGGCGGTCGTATGCCAATCATAATCACTTTTGGGTCCTTGCGGATGGTATTGCTTGTAACTAGGTCTATGATAAGTCTCCTGAAATAAAATATAAGTTCCAATTCCCGCCTCAGCCAGCTTGATGTAGTCATCGAATGTGGTTGCAGCGATATTGACATTGATCCGGCGGATACTGCCATTGTCCAGCTTCGTATCGTAAATGGTCTTTATGCAGTCGAGAATATAATCGATGGAACAATTGCGGGGATCCTCACCCGCTTCCAGCACAAGCCGTTTGTGTCCCAGAGACTGCAGAACGTTAACTTCCTGGGCAATTTCATCTGAGGTTAAGCGGCTGCGTGTGAATTCAGAATTGGAATGTTTGTAACCGCAGTACACGCAATTATTGACACAGTAGTTGCTGACATAGAGCGGTGCGAACAATACAATCCGGTTGCCGTAGATCCGTTCCTTGATAACTCTGGATACCTGATAAATCTCATTCAGTGTTTCCTGATCTTCCACATTTAAGAGGACAGCTGCTTCTTGTGAGGTCAGTCCTTTACATTGTCTGGCTTTCTCAAGAATTGCGGACACCTTGGCCCGATCCGATCCGGCATTTTCTCCAAATCGCAGCGCTTCTTTGATCTCTTCGTCCTGAATGAAATCCGCCGGACGACTTTCATTTACTCGGCTCACGAACATCCACTTCTTTCTGGGTTCATTATTGGATTGACAAGCAGACTTGGACTCTTCCAACTCGATTGCGAGATGACAACAGGCTGATTCGGTGG carries:
- the hydG gene encoding [FeFe] hydrogenase H-cluster radical SAM maturase HydG, producing the protein MSRVNESRPADFIQDEEIKEALRFGENAGSDRAKVSAILEKARQCKGLTSQEAAVLLNVEDQETLNEIYQVSRVIKERIYGNRIVLFAPLYVSNYCVNNCVYCGYKHSNSEFTRSRLTSDEIAQEVNVLQSLGHKRLVLEAGEDPRNCSIDYILDCIKTIYDTKLDNGSIRRINVNIAATTFDDYIKLAEAGIGTYILFQETYHRPSYKQYHPQGPKSDYDWHTTAMDRAMKAGIEDVGIGVLYGLYDYKYETIAMLKHAEHLEQAYGCGPHTISVPRLREAENVNLDSYPYLVSDPDFAKIVAVLRIAVPYTGMILSTREDAEFRDQIIKLGISQISAGSATGVGAYSVNKDKDDKPQFMVGDHRSPMEIIKNLCQDGYVPSYCTACYREGRTGDRFMQLAKSGQIHNVCQPNSLMTFQEYLLDYADEEMRAIGEQTIHDNLERIPKESVKKATLKQLQRIHNGERDLRF